One region of Roseicitreum antarcticum genomic DNA includes:
- a CDS encoding substrate-binding domain-containing protein, whose product MVLASWVNMGLRLEAKAHPLKPRVACGAEGFATVVANSDEDATLQHQVIISMLEHGVSAILISPSYGDTKTTFDAIRRSHTPTLQVLRTGDRRIEDFPFYSIDYTSGSMLAVDHLLSQGLRDIAFVGGVEGRQITMERMSGYLAGMKRAGLEAPTFFGRNTREFGRDIGLEIVKTHPHIKAAICFNDMVALGMMSAMARSDIKVGQDFFLIGFDDIRESALFYPTLSSVHCDIEGFGQRSAHLLLSWLASGEQPDDPGRAGVHLEIRQSSTVPI is encoded by the coding sequence ATGGTGCTGGCTTCTTGGGTGAATATGGGTCTTCGGCTTGAGGCCAAGGCCCACCCCCTGAAACCACGTGTCGCCTGCGGGGCTGAGGGGTTTGCGACCGTGGTGGCCAACTCTGATGAGGATGCAACGCTGCAACATCAGGTTATCATCTCGATGCTGGAGCATGGGGTGTCGGCCATCCTGATCTCGCCCAGCTACGGCGATACCAAGACAACCTTTGACGCCATTCGCCGCTCGCACACGCCCACGCTGCAAGTGCTGCGCACGGGCGACCGGCGGATCGAAGATTTTCCGTTCTATTCGATCGATTACACATCGGGCAGCATGTTGGCCGTGGACCACCTGCTCTCACAGGGTCTTCGTGACATTGCCTTTGTCGGGGGGGTAGAGGGCCGCCAGATCACGATGGAGAGGATGAGCGGCTATCTGGCGGGAATGAAGCGTGCGGGGCTGGAGGCCCCAACTTTTTTTGGGCGAAACACCCGCGAATTTGGCCGCGACATTGGGCTCGAGATCGTGAAGACCCATCCGCACATCAAGGCTGCAATCTGCTTCAATGACATGGTCGCGCTGGGGATGATGTCAGCAATGGCCCGATCGGACATCAAGGTCGGTCAGGACTTTTTCCTGATTGGCTTCGATGACATCCGCGAAAGTGCGCTCTTCTATCCGACGCTCAGTTCCGTGCACTGCGATATCGAAGGTTTCGGCCAGCGCAGCGCTCATTTATTGCTCTCTTGGCTGGCGTCGGGCGAACAGCCAGACGATCCTGGACGAGCGGGAGTCCATCTTGAAATCCGTCAGTCCAGCACCGTGCCTATTTAG
- a CDS encoding Dabb family protein, with product MLKHCVFVNFKPGIPQDDRLAVLAGFKAVADDVEGLVDYAYGPNLDFENKSAAYGEGFIVTFTDRAAHLQYEAHPTHVRLGKQLVSMCQGGYDGIIVFDLEC from the coding sequence ATGTTGAAGCACTGCGTCTTTGTGAACTTCAAACCCGGAATTCCCCAAGATGACCGCCTTGCGGTTCTGGCTGGCTTCAAGGCAGTGGCCGACGACGTAGAGGGATTAGTCGATTACGCCTATGGACCAAACTTGGACTTTGAAAACAAATCGGCGGCATATGGCGAGGGGTTTATCGTGACCTTCACTGATCGCGCCGCGCATCTGCAATACGAAGCGCATCCAACCCACGTCCGCCTTGGCAAGCAACTGGTGAGCATGTGTCAGGGCGGCTACGACGGGATTATCGTTTTTGACCTAGAGTGTTGA
- the purN gene encoding phosphoribosylglycinamide formyltransferase, with translation MTLRVAILISGGGSNMMALADSMTGDHPARPCLVLSNDPDAGGLTRAQAMGIPVAAVDHRPFGRDRAAFEALMQTHLTDAGADIIALAGFMRVLTPNFVARHAGRMLNIHPSLLPKYKGLNTHARAIEAGDHEAGCSVHEVTPELDDGPILGQARVPVLPGDSAETLAARVLPMEHTLYPLVLRRFAQGDRSPVLLP, from the coding sequence ATGACATTGCGGGTTGCGATCCTGATCTCGGGCGGGGGGTCGAACATGATGGCGCTGGCTGACAGCATGACCGGTGACCATCCCGCGCGGCCCTGTCTGGTGCTGTCGAACGACCCTGACGCGGGCGGGCTGACGCGCGCGCAGGCGATGGGCATTCCGGTGGCGGCGGTGGATCACCGCCCTTTTGGCCGCGACCGTGCCGCGTTTGAGGCCTTGATGCAGACACATCTGACCGACGCCGGGGCCGACATTATCGCGCTGGCGGGTTTCATGCGCGTGCTGACGCCCAATTTCGTTGCGCGCCATGCCGGGCGGATGCTGAACATCCACCCGTCGCTTTTGCCGAAGTACAAGGGGTTGAACACCCATGCCCGGGCAATCGAAGCCGGGGATCATGAGGCCGGGTGCAGCGTGCATGAGGTGACGCCGGAACTCGATGACGGTCCGATCTTGGGCCAGGCCCGCGTGCCGGTGCTGCCCGGCGACAGCGCGGAGACCCTCGCTGCCCGCGTGCTGCCTATGGAACACACGCTTTATCCTCTGGTCTTGCGCCGCTTCGCGCAAGGCGACCGCAGCCCGGTGTTGCTGCCGTGA
- the purM gene encoding phosphoribosylformylglycinamidine cyclo-ligase — protein MTDRPDGAKGHNGLSYADAGVDIDAGNALIDRIKPAAKATQRPGTMSGLGGFGALFDLKAAGYDDPILVAATDGVGTKLRIAINTNEVDTIGIDLVAMCVNDLVCQGAEPLFFLDYFATGKLDLDQATRIINGIAAGCAASGCALIGGETAEMPGMYHAGDFDLAGFAVGAMERGHDLPAGVGAGDVLLGLRSNGVHSNGYSLVRKVVDVSGLGWDAPAPFADNTLGAALLAPTRLYVKPALSAVRAGGVHALAHITGGGLTENLPRVLPDDLGAEIDLTAWTLPPVFCWLRDQGGLAQAEMLKTFNAGIGMVLVVAADRADALTELLENAGEGVHRLGIVTPGVGVRYSGTLA, from the coding sequence ATGACCGACCGACCAGATGGAGCCAAAGGGCACAATGGCCTGAGCTATGCCGATGCGGGCGTCGACATCGACGCGGGCAACGCGCTGATCGACCGGATCAAACCAGCGGCGAAGGCCACGCAACGGCCAGGCACCATGTCGGGGCTGGGGGGCTTTGGCGCGCTGTTTGACCTGAAGGCGGCGGGCTACGACGACCCGATCCTTGTAGCTGCCACCGACGGGGTTGGCACCAAGCTGCGCATCGCCATCAATACCAATGAGGTGGATACCATCGGCATCGACCTTGTGGCGATGTGCGTCAACGATCTGGTGTGTCAGGGGGCAGAGCCTCTGTTCTTCCTCGATTATTTCGCTACCGGTAAGCTGGATTTGGATCAGGCAACACGCATCATCAACGGTATCGCCGCAGGCTGCGCGGCCTCGGGGTGTGCGCTGATTGGCGGCGAGACGGCGGAAATGCCCGGCATGTACCACGCGGGCGATTTCGATCTCGCGGGCTTTGCCGTGGGCGCGATGGAGCGGGGCCACGACCTGCCTGCCGGGGTAGGGGCGGGCGATGTGCTGCTGGGTCTGCGGTCCAACGGCGTACACTCCAACGGCTATTCATTGGTGCGCAAGGTGGTCGACGTCTCGGGGCTGGGGTGGGACGCACCCGCGCCGTTTGCCGATAACACGCTGGGTGCGGCGCTGCTGGCACCCACGCGGCTTTATGTGAAGCCCGCCCTTTCGGCGGTGCGCGCGGGCGGGGTGCATGCGTTGGCGCATATCACCGGTGGCGGGCTGACCGAGAACCTGCCACGCGTGCTGCCCGACGATCTGGGCGCTGAGATTGATCTGACCGCCTGGACCCTGCCGCCGGTGTTTTGCTGGCTGCGCGATCAGGGCGGACTGGCGCAGGCCGAGATGCTGAAGACCTTCAACGCGGGCATCGGCATGGTGCTGGTGGTGGCGGCCGACCGGGCTGATGCCCTGACCGAATTGCTGGAAAATGCAGGCGAAGGGGTGCACAGGCTTGGCATTGTGACCCCTGGGGTGGGCGTGCGCTACAGCGGCACGCTTGCATGA
- a CDS encoding DUF1638 domain-containing protein has translation MNPDDTPISDSTLTDRALSEQRGGQILLVACGALAHEILALKAANGWDHLDLHCLPANLHLWPDRIPDAVEAAVRDAKPRYAQVFVVYADCGTGGLLQARCDALGVEMVRGPHCYAFFQGVDDFTARAENEFTAFYLTDFLVRQFDAFVWKPMGFDRHPELIAMMFGNYETLIYQAQTDDPALDVKARDCAARLGLRYQRRFTGYGDLAGALAALPPPD, from the coding sequence ATGAACCCGGATGACACGCCGATCAGCGACTCAACCTTGACGGACCGGGCCCTTTCAGAGCAACGGGGCGGCCAGATTTTGCTTGTCGCATGCGGAGCGCTAGCGCATGAGATCTTGGCGCTGAAGGCCGCGAACGGCTGGGACCATCTGGATCTGCACTGCCTGCCCGCCAATCTGCACCTGTGGCCTGACCGGATCCCCGACGCGGTGGAAGCTGCCGTGCGCGACGCAAAACCGCGCTACGCGCAGGTTTTCGTGGTCTATGCCGATTGCGGCACTGGCGGGCTGTTGCAGGCGCGTTGCGATGCACTGGGGGTCGAGATGGTGCGCGGCCCGCATTGCTACGCCTTCTTTCAGGGCGTCGATGATTTCACCGCCCGCGCGGAAAATGAGTTCACCGCCTTCTACCTGACCGATTTTCTTGTGCGGCAATTCGATGCCTTCGTCTGGAAACCTATGGGCTTCGACCGCCACCCCGAACTGATCGCAATGATGTTCGGCAACTATGAGACGCTGATCTATCAGGCGCAGACCGATGACCCCGCACTGGACGTGAAGGCGCGCGACTGCGCGGCGCGGCTGGGGCTGCGGTATCAGCGCCGCTTCACTGGCTACGGCGATCTGGCGGGCGCGCTGGCTGCCCTGCCGCCACCGGACTGA